A single region of the Pseudorhodoplanes sp. genome encodes:
- a CDS encoding AtpZ/AtpI family protein, translated as MNDGKRDKGGSENQASDEASFSARLRSLGTQLGKTERGRPVEAPSGSRSGSDPSAIARGFRLSTELVAGVIAGALIGWLLDRWLGISPWGLIVFLLLGFAAGVLNVMRAAGVAPGNQLPGKDDDRK; from the coding sequence ATGAATGACGGCAAACGCGACAAGGGCGGTTCGGAAAATCAGGCATCCGACGAGGCTTCTTTCTCCGCGAGGCTCCGGAGTCTCGGCACCCAGCTCGGCAAGACCGAGAGGGGAAGGCCTGTCGAGGCGCCATCCGGCAGCAGATCGGGTTCCGATCCGTCCGCCATTGCGCGCGGCTTTCGGCTTTCCACAGAGCTTGTGGCGGGCGTGATTGCCGGAGCGCTGATCGGCTGGTTGCTGGATCGGTGGCTCGGCATCTCGCCTTGGGGACTGATCGTGTTTCTGCTGCTTGGTTTCGCCGCAGGCGTCCTGAACGTGATGCGCGCAGCCGGAGTGGCACCGGGAAACCAGCTTCCCGGGAAGGATGACGACCGGAAGTGA
- a CDS encoding F0F1 ATP synthase subunit B, producing the protein MATNAHTEVPGGGKPQFPPFNKETFASQLVWLAITFVLLYLLMSRLALPRVGGIIQARLGRIEGDLAEAQRLKDETETAMAGYEKTLAEARANAQAIAAKTRDSLMAEAEERRKTLEGRLHQKLEEAEKSIAATKAAAMSNVRSIATEAASNIVERLIGTAPAEKVVADAVADSLKQ; encoded by the coding sequence ATGGCGACGAACGCGCATACGGAAGTGCCAGGTGGGGGGAAGCCGCAATTTCCTCCCTTCAACAAGGAGACCTTCGCGTCCCAGCTGGTCTGGCTCGCGATCACCTTTGTCCTGCTCTATCTGCTGATGTCCCGTCTCGCGCTGCCGCGCGTGGGAGGCATCATCCAGGCGCGCCTGGGCCGGATCGAGGGCGATCTCGCCGAAGCCCAGCGGCTGAAGGACGAGACCGAAACCGCGATGGCTGGCTATGAGAAGACGCTCGCCGAAGCGCGCGCCAACGCCCAGGCGATCGCGGCCAAGACCCGTGACAGCCTAATGGCGGAAGCCGAGGAGCGCCGCAAGACGCTCGAGGGGCGCCTGCATCAGAAGCTCGAAGAGGCGGAGAAATCGATCGCCGCGACCAAGGCCGCCGCGATGAGCAATGTCCGCAGCATCGCCACCGAAGCGGCGTCGAACATCGTGGAACGCCTGATCGGCACGGCGCCGGCCGAGAAGGTCGTCGCCGACGCGGTGGCTGACAGCCTCAAGCAGTGA
- a CDS encoding pitrilysin family protein, which translates to MSVEVTTLPSGLTVVTDAMPHLETASLGVWVGSGSRDELPNEHGISHLLEHMAFKGTGRRSARQIAEEIEAVGGDLNAATSIETTTYYARVLKPDVPLGLDVLSDILANPAFDGEELARERNVIVQEIGAAEDTPDDIVFDHLQSTAFPNQPVGRSVLGTRESVCSFKADSLRTYLTRNYRAPDMVVAATGAIEHKSIVDQVERLFTTFDGPAGPAPQAAKYGGGTYVEKRDLEQAHLAFALEGLPQRDPALFSLQVFTNVLGGGMSSRLFQEVREVRGLCYTISAFHMPYADTGVFALYSGTDDRDAPELMQVVIEEMARAAETITEPEVNRAKAQMKAGLLMALESSSARTEQIARQIMVHGRVIPTSELIAKIDAVTVDSARAAGRSLIARSRPAIAALGPGRGIDRAAAIVESFAKLAA; encoded by the coding sequence ATGAGCGTTGAAGTCACCACCCTCCCTTCCGGCCTGACCGTCGTCACCGATGCCATGCCGCATCTAGAGACGGCCTCGCTCGGAGTCTGGGTCGGATCCGGCAGCCGTGATGAGCTTCCGAACGAGCATGGCATCTCGCACTTGCTTGAACATATGGCGTTCAAGGGTACGGGCCGCCGCAGCGCGCGGCAGATCGCCGAGGAGATCGAAGCGGTCGGGGGCGATCTCAATGCCGCGACCAGCATCGAGACCACGACCTATTACGCGCGCGTGCTGAAGCCGGATGTGCCGCTCGGGCTCGATGTTCTGTCCGACATTCTCGCCAACCCGGCTTTTGACGGAGAGGAACTCGCCCGCGAGCGCAACGTCATCGTGCAGGAGATCGGCGCGGCGGAAGACACGCCTGACGATATTGTATTCGATCATTTGCAGTCGACCGCCTTCCCCAATCAGCCGGTCGGGCGCTCGGTGCTGGGCACACGCGAAAGCGTCTGCTCGTTCAAGGCCGACAGCCTGCGCACCTACCTGACGCGCAACTACCGCGCGCCGGACATGGTCGTGGCGGCGACCGGTGCGATCGAGCACAAGTCGATTGTCGATCAGGTCGAGAGGCTGTTCACGACATTCGACGGACCGGCCGGTCCTGCGCCGCAGGCCGCGAAATATGGCGGCGGCACCTATGTGGAGAAGCGCGACCTCGAACAGGCGCATCTGGCTTTCGCGCTGGAGGGGCTGCCGCAGCGCGACCCCGCCTTGTTCAGCCTGCAGGTCTTCACCAATGTGCTGGGCGGCGGGATGTCCTCGCGACTGTTCCAGGAAGTGCGCGAGGTGCGCGGGCTTTGCTACACCATTTCTGCCTTCCACATGCCCTATGCCGACACCGGCGTGTTCGCGCTCTATTCCGGCACCGATGACAGGGATGCGCCGGAACTGATGCAGGTGGTCATCGAAGAAATGGCCCGCGCGGCGGAAACCATCACCGAGCCCGAAGTCAATCGCGCCAAGGCGCAGATGAAGGCCGGGCTGCTGATGGCGCTGGAAAGCTCAAGCGCGCGCACCGAACAAATCGCGCGCCAGATCATGGTGCATGGCCGTGTCATCCCGACGTCCGAACTGATCGCCAAGATCGACGCTGTCACCGTCGACAGCGCGCGCGCCGCCGGCCGCTCGCTGATCGCCCGCAGCCGTCCCGCCATCGCAGCCTTGGGGCCCGGCCGCGGCATCGACCGCGCCGCCGCGATCGTGGAGAGTTTCGCAAAGCTTGCGGCCTGA
- a CDS encoding ATP F0F1 synthase subunit B (Produces ATP from ADP in the presence of a proton gradient across the membrane. Subunit B is part of the membrane proton channel.), whose product MHILMEAEFWVAVAFVLFLAILIYAGVHKTIIASLDQRSARIKSELDEARRLKDEAATLLAEYKQKTANAQKEADEIVAGAKAEAERLAQEAHARLEEFVARRTKMAETKIAQAEAQALADVRSAAADAATSAAEKILVQAAKGKVADTLIARGIEDVKKKLN is encoded by the coding sequence ATGCACATCCTGATGGAGGCTGAGTTCTGGGTCGCCGTGGCCTTCGTGCTCTTCCTCGCTATTTTGATCTATGCCGGTGTGCACAAGACCATCATCGCCTCGCTGGATCAGCGTTCGGCGCGCATCAAGTCCGAACTCGACGAGGCGCGCCGCTTGAAGGACGAGGCGGCGACGCTGCTCGCCGAATACAAGCAGAAGACGGCCAACGCCCAGAAGGAGGCCGACGAGATTGTCGCCGGCGCCAAGGCCGAAGCCGAGCGCCTTGCCCAGGAAGCGCATGCACGGCTTGAGGAATTCGTGGCTCGCCGTACCAAGATGGCTGAGACCAAGATCGCGCAGGCCGAGGCGCAGGCACTTGCGGATGTGCGCAGCGCCGCAGCGGACGCGGCGACCAGCGCGGCAGAGAAAATCCTGGTCCAGGCGGCCAAGGGCAAGGTGGCGGATACGCTGATCGCCCGGGGCATCGAGGACGTGAAGAAGAAGCTGAACTGA
- a CDS encoding F0F1 ATP synthase subunit C, with protein sequence MDPVAAKYIGAGIACIGMGGAGVGVGTIFGNYLAAALRNPSAAQGQFGNLIFGFAVTEALGIFSLLIALLLLFAL encoded by the coding sequence ATGGATCCGGTTGCTGCGAAGTACATTGGCGCTGGCATTGCCTGCATCGGCATGGGCGGTGCGGGCGTAGGCGTCGGTACCATTTTTGGCAATTACCTTGCCGCCGCCCTGCGCAATCCCTCGGCCGCCCAGGGCCAGTTCGGCAACCTGATCTTCGGCTTCGCGGTGACCGAAGCGCTCGGCATCTTCTCGCTGCTGATCGCGCTGCTGCTGCTGTTCGCTCTCTGA
- a CDS encoding GNAT family protein: MAFFRSVPSTEFFPAVHGEGVYLRAPQISDFAEWATLRETSRDFLTPWEPVWPADDLTRAAFRRRLRRYGEDIRNDLAYPFFIFDRPHNHLVGGVTIANIRRGVAQAGSLGYWIGAPFARQGYMTRAVRAIIPFSFDALRLHRLEAACIPTNAASISLLERTGFKREGYAREYLCIDGVWQDHLLYARLRQDPA; the protein is encoded by the coding sequence ATGGCTTTCTTTCGCAGCGTACCATCGACCGAATTTTTTCCTGCTGTGCACGGCGAAGGCGTCTATCTGCGCGCACCGCAGATTTCCGACTTCGCCGAATGGGCCACGTTGCGCGAGACCAGCCGGGACTTCCTCACCCCCTGGGAGCCGGTCTGGCCCGCCGACGATCTGACGCGTGCCGCCTTCCGCCGCCGTCTGAGGCGCTACGGCGAAGATATCCGCAACGATCTCGCCTATCCGTTCTTCATCTTCGATCGGCCGCATAATCATCTGGTCGGCGGCGTGACCATCGCCAATATCCGCCGTGGCGTGGCGCAGGCGGGAAGCCTTGGTTACTGGATCGGCGCTCCCTTCGCTCGCCAGGGCTACATGACGCGCGCGGTGCGCGCCATCATTCCCTTCTCATTCGACGCTCTGCGGCTGCACCGGCTCGAAGCCGCCTGCATTCCCACCAACGCAGCATCGATCAGCCTCCTCGAAAGAACCGGCTTCAAGCGGGAGGGCTATGCCCGCGAATATCTCTGCATCGACGGCGTCTGGCAGGACCACCTACTTTACGCACGGCTGCGGCAGGATCCTGCTTAA
- a CDS encoding F0F1 ATP synthase subunit A, producing MADPIHQFEIKKFATLGHVGGHEIAFTNSALFMLIAVGTISLLMLGTTGRRALVPGRMQSIAELSYEFVADMLKSSAGTEGMKFFPFVFTLFMFILTVNMIGLIPGTFTVTSHIIVTAVLALLVFFTVIGYGVYKNGFKFLKLFVPSGIPFYILPLITFIEVLSFLSRPISHSVRLFANMLAGHITLKVFAGFVTMLGGMGFVGWLGATLPLALTVGLTALEFLVAFLQAYVFAILTCIYLNDALHPGH from the coding sequence ATGGCCGACCCGATCCATCAATTTGAGATCAAGAAGTTCGCGACCCTCGGCCATGTCGGGGGGCACGAAATCGCCTTCACCAATTCAGCTCTGTTCATGCTGATCGCAGTCGGGACCATCTCGCTGCTGATGCTCGGCACCACTGGCCGCCGCGCGCTGGTGCCTGGGCGCATGCAGTCGATCGCGGAACTCTCCTACGAGTTTGTCGCCGACATGCTGAAAAGTTCCGCCGGCACGGAAGGGATGAAGTTCTTTCCGTTCGTCTTCACGCTCTTCATGTTTATCCTGACGGTGAACATGATCGGGCTCATTCCCGGCACCTTCACGGTGACCAGCCACATCATCGTCACCGCGGTGCTGGCGCTGCTCGTGTTCTTCACCGTTATTGGCTATGGCGTGTACAAGAACGGCTTCAAATTTCTGAAGCTGTTCGTGCCGAGCGGCATCCCCTTTTACATCCTGCCGTTGATCACATTCATCGAGGTGCTGTCGTTCCTGTCGCGGCCGATTTCGCATTCCGTGCGACTGTTCGCAAACATGCTGGCCGGGCACATCACGCTGAAAGTGTTCGCAGGCTTCGTGACCATGCTCGGCGGAATGGGTTTTGTGGGCTGGCTCGGAGCGACATTGCCGCTGGCGCTCACGGTGGGACTGACCGCGCTCGAATTCCTGGTCGCATTCCTGCAGGCTTATGTCTTCGCCATTCTGACCTGCATCTATCTCAACGATGCCCTTCACCCGGGCCACTGA
- a CDS encoding HAD-IA family hydrolase, translating to MIIFDCNGVLVDSEPIATAVLAQELQRVGIKVTPQLIARYFTGRRPTDVLAEVEAATGVALPLNFASNVAYSTMSRLRAELRVTPHVGYALSWLRGPKCVASSSPLERIKLSLEVTDLRRYFGANLFSASDMAAGKPNPDLFLHAAARVGIDPKDCIVVEDSPAGVSAASAAGMAAIGYVGGSHAPANLGSELSKAGASAVIHDMRALKGTVVALRGY from the coding sequence GTGATCATCTTCGACTGCAACGGGGTGCTGGTCGACAGCGAGCCGATCGCAACGGCCGTGCTTGCACAGGAATTGCAGCGCGTTGGGATCAAGGTCACTCCACAGCTCATCGCCCGCTATTTCACCGGCCGCCGGCCCACGGACGTTCTCGCCGAGGTCGAGGCAGCCACCGGTGTCGCCCTGCCGCTGAATTTTGCATCCAATGTCGCCTATTCGACGATGAGCCGCCTGCGCGCCGAACTGCGCGTGACGCCGCATGTCGGTTACGCATTGTCGTGGTTGCGCGGGCCGAAATGCGTAGCGTCGTCATCGCCGCTGGAGCGGATCAAGCTGAGCCTCGAGGTCACTGATCTGCGCCGCTATTTCGGTGCAAATCTTTTTTCTGCCAGCGACATGGCAGCGGGCAAGCCGAACCCGGATCTGTTTCTGCACGCGGCGGCGCGGGTCGGTATCGATCCGAAGGACTGCATAGTCGTCGAGGATTCACCGGCCGGCGTCAGCGCGGCGTCCGCGGCCGGGATGGCCGCGATCGGATATGTCGGCGGCAGCCATGCCCCGGCCAATCTCGGTTCGGAATTGTCGAAGGCCGGCGCCAGCGCGGTGATCCACGACATGCGGGCGCTGAAGGGCACGGTCGTTGCGCTGCGGGGATATTAG